CAGTTTAAAGCCGCTTGTAAACAAGGCAGATGAAGCATCCACAGCGGCCTGCAGCAAACTATTGGCTTGTGCACCCAGGTTCAGTTCATCATGATATTTCCGATAGGTTCCTTCGTATAGGCATACCCGTGCTTTCAGTGCCAGCGCGGCCCATTTACTCACCCGGCTTATATTCCGGATAGCAGGCAGGTGCGCAATCGCATAGTCGATATCTGAGAGGATAGAGTCGAACACCTGCTTGCGCGGCGTGCGTGGATTATACAGCTCAGGGCTGGCTTCGTTCAGGGAAGTGCTGTACCAGGGTACATCTCCGAAACGTTTTACCTTATCGAAATAGAACATGGCGCGGAACATCTTTGCCATGCCGGCATATTGCTCTTTCACGGAATCGGGCGCCTGCGCGCGACGATAATTCTCCAGGAAGTAGTTGATGTTACGTAAACGGTCCCAGGTCCAGTCGGCATCGCCGGCGCTGTTGGGCAACGGCAGTTTACCCGCGATCAGCGCGCTGTTGGAACACTCCACGTTATCGCTGCTGCCATCGGCCTGGAATACACTGCTGCCGGGAAGGTAGGTGTAAAATCCGTTTGTATAGATCTCCAGATCCTTTTCTGTATTAAAGAACTTTCCAGGCTCTATCTGGCTGATAGGTGACCTGTCGAGATAATCCTTCGCGCAGCTGCTCAGGATCGCGAGCCCTGGCAGGAGAATAGATATATAACAGATAATCTTCTTCATAATCTTCAGTTGTTAGCAGGTTAAAAATTCAGATCCAGTCCGGCTGTGAACGTACGCTGCATAGGGTACACGAAACCGGCTCCGTTGGAAGAGGCATCGGGTTCGTCGCCGATGGTTTCAGGATCAAATGCTTTCGATAGCTTCGTCCAGGTAAAGAGGTTTTGACCGGAGAAGTATACACGCACACGATTGAGGTGCAATTTTTTCACCAGTACATCGGGCACGGTATAGCCTATACTGAGATTCTTGAGACGCAGATAGGCTGCATTCTGCAGGTAACGTGTCTGCGGCAGGTTCAGCGCATCACCACTGGCAAATGCTTCGTATGCCCGTGGCCGTGGGAAGTAGGCATCGGTATGTGTTGGCGTCCAATAGTTGTTCTGTATATGATCATATACAGGCTGGTTCCACCTGTTATAAAATCCCCAGAAAACGCCGGACTCACCACGCGGATAAAAGTCTTTTTTACCAATGCCCTGGAAGAATACGTTTACATCTATATTCCGCCAGTTGGCGCCCAGGTTCACACCGTAGGAATAACGCGGGGTGGTATTGCCTATCAGCACCATATCGCCATGATCTGCCAGGGTGTATTTTCCGTTATAGATCACGCCATCGCCATTTACATCTTTAAACTTGATATCACCGGCCATAGGATGCCCATTCACTTTATATGGGATAGCGGATACTTTTTGCTGATCTGCATGTTTCAGGTATTCGTCGTCGGTCTGAAAGAAACCTTCTGTAATATAGCCCCAGATGCCGCCCAATACCTGGCCTTTGTAATAATCGCCGAGGTACTGATTGGGATTGTCGTAGCGAGTGATAGTGGTACGATAATCAGAAAGTACCACGGAAACGTTGTAGCCAAAAGGTTTTCCGCCCAGCTTGAAATCATCCTTCCATTTGAGCGACAGTTCCCAACCTTTGGTGCTGAGATCAGCTGCATTGGTAGAAGGCTCCGTAGTACCCAATACTGCAGGCAACGATTTGCTCTTAGTGAGCATGTTGATGGTCTGACGGTTATACCAGTCGGCTCCTACTTCGAGGCGGTTGTTGAGTAATCCTATATCCGCTCCAAAATCCAGTGTCCTCGCAGTTTCCCAGGTAAGGCTCCGGGCAACAAGTCCGGGTGCAAATGTTCCCGGAGGTTTTGTACCGTCAATGATAGCAGTAATAGGCGCTACTGTCATGGTACTGAAATAAGCATAATTGCCTACCTGCTGGTTGCCCAATGACCCATAGGAAGCTCTGAGCTTGAATGAATTAATTGCTGGTTTTAATCCGCTGAAAAACGATTCTTCGCTCATCAGCCAACCGGCGGATACGGATGGAAAGAAGCCATAACGCTTGCTGGAAGGGAAACGGGAGGTACCGTCGTAACGGCCGTTGGCTTCGATGAAATATCTGCGGTTATAGTTGTACGACAGGCGGTAAAACATACCTCTCAGTGCCCAGTCGCTGTTATTATCGCCCACTTTCATCTGACCTGAAGTAAGGTTCAGGGAACCGTAGTTATCGCTCAGATTATTCTCTGCATATGCATAATACTGGCGGTAACGGTTCTGTTCCTGGTTAAAGCCTACGAGCGCGTCTACATTGTGTTTGCCGAAGCTCTTTTCATATTCTGCATACAGGTTGATAACGCTGTATACATTCTCGTCGGTAGAGGTCTGGTAAAAATCTTTGTTGGAATAGTTGGCAACATGTCCGGGCTTATCTTCATACTTCAGCTGGCGGGCCTTGCGATCGTCGCGGCTCTGATTCCACACCATGGTACCGTCACCGTTAATGTGCAGCGAGTTATCGAAGAAGCTGGTTTTAAAGCCAACGGTATTGCGGAACAGCTGCCGCGTTTGTATCTCCCGGCCACCATCCTGAAGGCTGCCGAAAGTAAGCATACCAGCCTGTGTCCAGTTGCCTGAGGGCGTTTTGATGACTTCATAGGGGTTGGCGAATAACGACAGGTAACGATATGCGTTGAAATCGCCGTTCACGAATTTATTCGGTGCATTGTATTTGCCCTGATCATATTCGCTGTTGGTATAAATCTTCAGCCAGTCGAACGCTTGCAAATCAAGCCGGGAGCGAAAGTTGTAGCGGTTGTATTTATCAGTGGCCACGCGGAAGGTTCCATCCTGCGATTGAATGCCACCAGAAAGATAGTAGCTCACTTTATCTGTTCCACCGGAGATACTGAGAAAGTTTTTACTGAAAGGTTGTTTATCGTTGTAGAATGCCTTGTACCAATCCGTGTTTCCGCCACGGATCCAGGTATTATTGGAAGTATTCACTCCCAGTTCCGGCAGGGAGGGATCGGCCTGCCGTTGTTTCAGGTAGGCGATCACCGTTAGCATGTCTGTATTATCGATGCCCGCATAGCCTTTATAGGCTTCGTTCTGTAACGTAGCTGCTGCCAGCGGATCATTGATTACATGAGGCAGTCCAAGAGGAGAACTGTAGCCAAAGGAATTGGAATAATGAATATTCACTTTCCCTTTAGCGCCTTTCTTTGTGGTAACCAGGATCACGCCAAATGCAGCCCTGGCACCATAAATCGCGGAAGAAGCAGCATCTTTCAGTACAGATACGCTCTCTACATCTTCCGGGTTAATGAGATTGATATCGCCTTCTACTCCATCTATCAAAATCAACGGCCCACCACCGTTGATAGAAGTGAATCCTCTCAGGTTGAAACTACCGCCTCTGTCGGCACGGCCATCAGCGAAAGTAATGTTCAGGTTGGGTATTACGCCCTGTAATCCCTGTGCCACATTGGTAATCGGGCGGTTTTCAAACACCTCTTTGCCAGCCTGACTTACAGCGCCTGTGATGTCTTCCTTCTTTTTAGTACCGTAACCTACTACTATTACCTGCGACAATATTTTATCTTCCTGTTTCATTTTAACAGCCAGTGTCACATGGCTATCAGCTGCAATATCATAGCCGCTGTATTCCTTCTTTTCATAGCCGATGAGACTGAAAGTAAAAATGTATTTTCCTTTTGGCAGCCGCTGAAAGCTGAACATCCCGTGTTCATCACTTACTGTACCGGTTTTCGTTTTCTTTTCCGGGTCGGTGGCCACCACGTTTACGCCGGGCAGCGCAGCGCCTTTTTCATCATGAATAACGCCTTTCACCGCTGGCGCAGGCTGCTGGGCGCGTGCAGCCATCAACGGGATCAGGCACATTAGTAACAGGGCATAGCAATGCCGTATTGCCAAAGGCAACAGTTGTTTTCTGAACATCATAAAATTTAATTAACGGACAGGTATTCTAATTCAGAGATATTTCATTGTTTCATAAGACTGATACAATTAGTACTATCATTTTGCTGAACCTTCAGATTGTTCAGCTCAGCTATTGTTTTGACGATATCTTCCAACGCATCTGTTTTGTTGAATTCTCCCGTAAAGGTGGCTTTTCGTGATACACCGGATATCATAATCCGGCGATTGAATTGTGCCTGCAACACATCAATAACTTTATATAGCTTTTCGTTGTGGAATTCGAGTGTATGGTCGGTGATCACGGTGGCATTTACGGCGGTAGCCGGACTGGCAATGGCCGGTGTATGCGACCTGGCCACCAGTACGCCTGGCTTATCGGCAGCAACGCGGAACTCATCGCCCGGTTGCAGTATCACCTGTTCAAACGCTACCTGCATATGCGTTCCGGCGATGGCTACTTTTCCTTCGAGCAGCTTCACTCTTGTAGCGATATGCTTCCCTGTTTCCACATCGAAGCAGGTGCCCAGTGCCGTGGTGATCACCTCATTTGCAACAACACTGAAAGGATGTCGGGGATCACTGGCAGCGTTAAAACGTGCCTTACCTTCCAGGAAAATGCGGCGGTTGTTGCGGAAATCCAATGCAAACTTTACCTGTCCTCCGGGCGAAAGCCGGATCCAGGAACCATCTGCCAGGGGAATCTGCATTAATACGTTGCTGTTGTTTGCAATAGTAGTATCTATATTTCGTTTAGTCGTTTCAGTTAGCGCCAGTTGCGTCTGTTGTACATTGGTGCGGGAGTACTGCCAGTAAGCGCCTGCTGCCACCAGTATCAGTATAGCTGCGGCAGCCGCCCACCAGGTACCGGCGCCACGTTTCATGGTACGAATGTTATCGGTGTTTTCGCGAATAATGGTATCGCGCATCCGTGCTGATGTTGCCGGATCCGGTAAATAACCGGTGGGCTCCTCCCATCCTTCTTCCGGGAAGACATCATCCAGCAGCTCAGGGCGTTGCTCCAGTATATTCAGTATCTCTGCTTTCTCCGCGTCGGTACACTCCCCATTGAAATATTTTTGCAGGCGCAATCTGATATTGTCCATAAACGGAAAAGCAGGTTTTTAGGAGAGTATACGTACGTGACAGAAAAAACCCCTAGTGGGTTGGAATATTTTTTATTTAAGCAGGTGGCGTAGCTGTTTCAACGCCTGTGCGATATGGTTCTCGACGGTTCTGGGGGAGATCGCCAGTTGCAGTGCAATCTGTTTATAAGAGAAGCCCAGGTACCGGCTCATATGAAAAACTTTCTTTCTTACAGGAGGCATGGCCTCCATTATTTCCCGGATAACTTCCAGTTGTGCGTCATCTTCCTCTTCTGTAACAATATCCCGGGAAGCAGTAACATGGCGGTTATACTGCTGCCAGGCCCTGGCATCTCTCAGTTCCTTTCTCAACACATCTATCAGGGAGGTTTTCATAATGCGGAACAACTGCACCTGTAAAGGCCATTCATCAGACAATAAATGCCGGCTGTTCCATAGTTTTATAAAGGTGATCTGCACGAGTTCTTCTGCAAGATATCGTGAATTCGTTCTCTTGTAAAAATAACCATACAACCGTTCATGCCACTCATCATACACCTGTTCCAAAGCGGTATGATCTCCCGATCTTATTGCTGCTAACAAGTCATCCATGTTGATTGAATTACAGCACAAACCTACTGCTTGTCATAGTTGCCTGTATGTTATATTTATGTGAATCAGTTTTTCCGTGGCGGGTAATGTACAAAAATTTGATCAGCTGTATAGGGTGATTTTAATTTGATATGACGAAAAAGATTTTATGGCCCAGGGGAGCGCTTTGCCTCCCCTGGATGTATTGATGGCTGAATTATACAAACCAGCGAATGGCAGCCTTTCGGAGTTCATTGAGATCCGGGATGTTATCAGATGCCCAGGCAACGATCCCATCAGGACGTATCAATAGGGCGTTTGCACCCAGGCGGTCTTTCACATTACCTGAAATATACCTGATTTGATCTCCATATTCAGTTGCAAAAGTTTTAAGAGCAATATTCCCGTCAAAATCAAGCAACACTCCCCGGCCATCCTGCATGAACCCACCAATCCGGGAACCGTCTTCAAACTCAAAATCAGGAACACTGCGGCCTGTCAGCGGGTGACTGTCACCCAGATTGTACTGCATAAAAACGCCTCTCACCCTTCCTGCAAAATAGGTGGCGCCATCACGTGTATTCATAAGATCGTTGATAATTGCATTCAGTGCACGTGCAGGTGGATCAGGTTTCATGATGGCCACCTGTGCCCGCGACCAATCCAGCACCTGCGCGCCAATGGGATGCCGTTCGCTGTAATAGCTATCCAGCAAGCCTTCCGGCGCTCGTTCCCGGATAGTGGCAGCGAGCTTCCAGCCGAGATTCATGGCGTCGCCCAATCCAAGATTAAGCCCCTGACCTCCTAATGGCGAATGAATGTGTGCTGCATCGCCAGCCAGCAATACCCGTCCATTGCGGTAGATGGAGGCTTGCCGTGTCCGGTCGCCCCAGGTAGTGGCAACATGCAGGGCGGTGATTGTAACGTCGGTTTCCGAAATGCGGCGCAACACTTCCTGCACATGTTCAGGCGTAACCTGTTTATCTGTATTGCGAAAAGCACCGCCATCAAAATCCTGCATAATCAGGTAACCCGGCTGTGATTGCAGATACATGCCGGTTGCTGTCATGTTTCGGCCCGGGCGAAGTTTCTCCGGATCAGCGATATCAACCAGAACGGAGTAGCCGGTAAATTCGGGCTCCGTACCAATGAACTCAAAGCCACCTGCCTTGCGAACAGCACTGCGGCTTCCATCGCAGCCCACCAGCCATTTGCCTTTAAATGATTGTCTTTCCGATTGTACTGTCACTTCATCCGCAGTTTGCTGAAAGTCTGTAACGGCCAGCCCACACCTGATTTCTACTCCCAGCGCTTCTGCGCGGCGAGTCAGCACTGTTTCAACCTCCGCCATTTCAGACAACAAAACGGTGCCGGTGGAGCCTGGTAAATGATACTTCCATTGCGAGTTATCGATATCTCCCTCATAAAATGGAATTCCGGCGAAATGCCCCGCCTGGCGCCGTGGGCCTTGTTGTACCTGCCCGGCATGGGGGTTTTTAAGGCGTTTATGTATCTCAAGTTCATCTAACAATCCACGGCGGTAAAACGCTTCAATAGTAGGCATTGAAAGCCCCCGCATACCGAAAGGAAGTTGCTTCAGTGGAGAGCGTGGATCTGTTGCTTTTTCCAATATCAGCACCGAACATTCAGCCAGCGCCAGTTCACAGGCTAGGAACAGGCCCACAGGCCCTGCACCGGAGATGATTACATCGTAAACAGATTGATTTTGCGTAACGTTCATATAGTATGATTGAAACACAAAATTCCGGAATGTGCATCGGGTAGGCTTGTATAAACACGACAAAATAGTTGCCGGTTATTTCATTTGTGTTTTCGTGCAAATGCTGCCGGCGTAATACCAGTGTAGCGCTTAAATTCTCTGCTAAGATGGGATTGATCCGTATAGCCCAGCTCGTGAGCTAAGCCGGCAATATTAACGTCCGGATAATGCCATAATTGGTTTCGCACCTGCTCAAAACGGATCAGACCTGACACGTCTTTAACCGTGTAACCGGAAGATTGCTTGAACTTCCTTTCCAGGGTACGAACTGTTGTATGAGCCGCGGCGGCAATCCGGCTTACCGGTATAGCACCGTTTGCTTCCCTCATGGCAATTCCAGCTTTGAATAGCGTGCTGTCAACGGCCATCGGCAACCGCTTGTACAGGAAATACTCTTTTAGATACGTCACCGCTTCATCTATCCTGCCGGCATGAACGTACTTATTCAACGTGGCATGCAGCCGGGCTATAGGATGCTCAAATATATGTACGCTGTCTTTGCCGGATGACAGTCCGAGCAAATCAAATACTGTCCACGGATAGCACCTGATACCAATGATTTCCAAACAGGCTTTCGTATTTACAAGAACAGGCTGATTGAGCAGCCCCATGATAAACGGTGATGGCAATGGTTGCAGGCTTCCATTGAAAAAAATGCTGCAGGTATTTCCGAAATGGAAAATAATTTCTGCGTAGCCGTCGGGGAGTACTTCAAAAACAGCCGGCGCTTTTCTTTCGTACCAAAAGCATTTTATGGAATCACGTAACGCTTCGGGCGGTTCAAATTCTAAGTGTTGTGTATTGAAAAACAACATATTTGGGGGGATT
The genomic region above belongs to Chitinophaga sp. 180180018-3 and contains:
- a CDS encoding TonB-dependent receptor; amino-acid sequence: MMFRKQLLPLAIRHCYALLLMCLIPLMAARAQQPAPAVKGVIHDEKGAALPGVNVVATDPEKKTKTGTVSDEHGMFSFQRLPKGKYIFTFSLIGYEKKEYSGYDIAADSHVTLAVKMKQEDKILSQVIVVGYGTKKKEDITGAVSQAGKEVFENRPITNVAQGLQGVIPNLNITFADGRADRGGSFNLRGFTSINGGGPLILIDGVEGDINLINPEDVESVSVLKDAASSAIYGARAAFGVILVTTKKGAKGKVNIHYSNSFGYSSPLGLPHVINDPLAAATLQNEAYKGYAGIDNTDMLTVIAYLKQRQADPSLPELGVNTSNNTWIRGGNTDWYKAFYNDKQPFSKNFLSISGGTDKVSYYLSGGIQSQDGTFRVATDKYNRYNFRSRLDLQAFDWLKIYTNSEYDQGKYNAPNKFVNGDFNAYRYLSLFANPYEVIKTPSGNWTQAGMLTFGSLQDGGREIQTRQLFRNTVGFKTSFFDNSLHINGDGTMVWNQSRDDRKARQLKYEDKPGHVANYSNKDFYQTSTDENVYSVINLYAEYEKSFGKHNVDALVGFNQEQNRYRQYYAYAENNLSDNYGSLNLTSGQMKVGDNNSDWALRGMFYRLSYNYNRRYFIEANGRYDGTSRFPSSKRYGFFPSVSAGWLMSEESFFSGLKPAINSFKLRASYGSLGNQQVGNYAYFSTMTVAPITAIIDGTKPPGTFAPGLVARSLTWETARTLDFGADIGLLNNRLEVGADWYNRQTINMLTKSKSLPAVLGTTEPSTNAADLSTKGWELSLKWKDDFKLGGKPFGYNVSVVLSDYRTTITRYDNPNQYLGDYYKGQVLGGIWGYITEGFFQTDDEYLKHADQQKVSAIPYKVNGHPMAGDIKFKDVNGDGVIYNGKYTLADHGDMVLIGNTTPRYSYGVNLGANWRNIDVNVFFQGIGKKDFYPRGESGVFWGFYNRWNQPVYDHIQNNYWTPTHTDAYFPRPRAYEAFASGDALNLPQTRYLQNAAYLRLKNLSIGYTVPDVLVKKLHLNRVRVYFSGQNLFTWTKLSKAFDPETIGDEPDASSNGAGFVYPMQRTFTAGLDLNF
- a CDS encoding FecR domain-containing protein; protein product: MDNIRLRLQKYFNGECTDAEKAEILNILEQRPELLDDVFPEEGWEEPTGYLPDPATSARMRDTIIRENTDNIRTMKRGAGTWWAAAAAILILVAAGAYWQYSRTNVQQTQLALTETTKRNIDTTIANNSNVLMQIPLADGSWIRLSPGGQVKFALDFRNNRRIFLEGKARFNAASDPRHPFSVVANEVITTALGTCFDVETGKHIATRVKLLEGKVAIAGTHMQVAFEQVILQPGDEFRVAADKPGVLVARSHTPAIASPATAVNATVITDHTLEFHNEKLYKVIDVLQAQFNRRIMISGVSRKATFTGEFNKTDALEDIVKTIAELNNLKVQQNDSTNCISLMKQ
- a CDS encoding sigma-70 family RNA polymerase sigma factor, which gives rise to MDDLLAAIRSGDHTALEQVYDEWHERLYGYFYKRTNSRYLAEELVQITFIKLWNSRHLLSDEWPLQVQLFRIMKTSLIDVLRKELRDARAWQQYNRHVTASRDIVTEEEDDAQLEVIREIMEAMPPVRKKVFHMSRYLGFSYKQIALQLAISPRTVENHIAQALKQLRHLLK
- a CDS encoding FAD-dependent monooxygenase, giving the protein MNVTQNQSVYDVIISGAGPVGLFLACELALAECSVLILEKATDPRSPLKQLPFGMRGLSMPTIEAFYRRGLLDELEIHKRLKNPHAGQVQQGPRRQAGHFAGIPFYEGDIDNSQWKYHLPGSTGTVLLSEMAEVETVLTRRAEALGVEIRCGLAVTDFQQTADEVTVQSERQSFKGKWLVGCDGSRSAVRKAGGFEFIGTEPEFTGYSVLVDIADPEKLRPGRNMTATGMYLQSQPGYLIMQDFDGGAFRNTDKQVTPEHVQEVLRRISETDVTITALHVATTWGDRTRQASIYRNGRVLLAGDAAHIHSPLGGQGLNLGLGDAMNLGWKLAATIRERAPEGLLDSYYSERHPIGAQVLDWSRAQVAIMKPDPPARALNAIINDLMNTRDGATYFAGRVRGVFMQYNLGDSHPLTGRSVPDFEFEDGSRIGGFMQDGRGVLLDFDGNIALKTFATEYGDQIRYISGNVKDRLGANALLIRPDGIVAWASDNIPDLNELRKAAIRWFV
- a CDS encoding helix-turn-helix domain-containing protein, translating into MLFFNTQHLEFEPPEALRDSIKCFWYERKAPAVFEVLPDGYAEIIFHFGNTCSIFFNGSLQPLPSPFIMGLLNQPVLVNTKACLEIIGIRCYPWTVFDLLGLSSGKDSVHIFEHPIARLHATLNKYVHAGRIDEAVTYLKEYFLYKRLPMAVDSTLFKAGIAMREANGAIPVSRIAAAAHTTVRTLERKFKQSSGYTVKDVSGLIRFEQVRNQLWHYPDVNIAGLAHELGYTDQSHLSREFKRYTGITPAAFARKHK